The following proteins come from a genomic window of Magnetococcus sp. PR-3:
- a CDS encoding SLC13 family permease produces MNFDMVMVFGLLGVTVVLFASDRIRLDLVAIGVMLALAMTGLVTPQEALAGFGNPVVVLIAALFVIGEGLFKTGVAFDAGHTLMATAGHHPVRLTLLLMVAVALLSAFMSSTGAVAIFMPVALGLARQVDMAPSKLLIPMAFGALIGGMLTLIGTPPNMVVSQALIDAGMDPFGFFEFTPIGLTVLLVAIFYMVLVGGMLLPDRRVGRGSEEAQRQSRRELAEGYQVRGRMKRLLVQPGSALIGQSVSEVHFRTHYRCTLMGIERAGRFSHKKIIPALACTPLLEGDTLFIVCNNPNNLARVQTEQGLLPLPLDEKLIGQIARELGIAEVLIPPGSRLNGQSLADIRFRKRYGLSVLGVKRLGAPLPAPDSETRLKAGDAMLVGGSWKQIQLLHARGQDFMLMSLPKEIEEVAPSRDRAWLALSIVAVMMVVLTFKLLPTVVAVLLAALIMVLSQCLSMEEAYHAVRWESLVLIAGMLPMATALQKSGGADLMVQGLLNGVGGYGPLALMAGLFFLTTLFSQFISNTATTVLIAPIAIGTAQGLDVSAYPLLMAVAIAASTAFATPVASPVNTLVLGPGNYRFNDFVKIGVPLQLLVMMITLIAVPWMFPF; encoded by the coding sequence ATGAATTTTGATATGGTGATGGTATTTGGGCTGCTGGGGGTAACCGTGGTGCTTTTTGCTTCTGACCGTATCCGCCTGGACCTTGTTGCCATTGGTGTGATGTTGGCCTTGGCAATGACAGGGTTGGTCACCCCGCAAGAAGCTCTGGCTGGGTTTGGCAACCCGGTGGTTGTACTGATCGCGGCTCTGTTTGTGATCGGGGAGGGGTTGTTTAAAACAGGTGTGGCCTTTGATGCGGGTCATACGTTGATGGCAACGGCAGGACATCATCCCGTTCGTTTAACCTTGTTATTGATGGTGGCGGTGGCGTTGCTTTCGGCTTTTATGAGCTCAACCGGTGCAGTCGCCATTTTTATGCCTGTGGCATTGGGGTTGGCCCGTCAAGTTGATATGGCACCTTCCAAATTATTGATCCCCATGGCGTTTGGAGCACTGATCGGAGGTATGTTAACCCTGATTGGAACCCCACCCAACATGGTGGTAAGCCAGGCCTTGATCGATGCTGGTATGGACCCTTTTGGTTTTTTTGAATTTACCCCGATTGGCTTAACGGTTTTGCTGGTTGCCATCTTTTATATGGTTTTGGTGGGGGGAATGCTTTTACCTGACCGGCGTGTTGGGCGCGGGTCAGAAGAAGCACAACGTCAGTCACGCCGAGAACTTGCAGAAGGTTACCAAGTTCGGGGTCGTATGAAGCGGTTATTGGTACAACCTGGTTCTGCCCTAATTGGTCAATCGGTCTCTGAAGTTCATTTTCGGACCCATTATCGTTGTACACTGATGGGGATTGAGCGGGCCGGGCGTTTTTCCCACAAAAAGATCATTCCGGCACTGGCCTGCACTCCGTTACTTGAAGGGGATACCCTTTTTATTGTCTGTAATAATCCAAACAATTTAGCACGCGTTCAAACGGAACAGGGGCTTTTACCGCTTCCTTTAGATGAAAAACTGATTGGGCAAATTGCCCGTGAGTTGGGCATTGCTGAGGTATTGATACCCCCAGGGTCACGTCTTAACGGTCAATCTTTAGCCGATATACGGTTCCGTAAGCGTTATGGATTAAGTGTTTTAGGGGTCAAACGTTTAGGTGCGCCGCTCCCCGCTCCAGACAGTGAGACGCGCTTAAAGGCGGGTGATGCCATGTTGGTAGGGGGGAGCTGGAAGCAGATTCAGTTACTGCATGCCAGAGGGCAGGATTTTATGCTTATGAGCCTGCCTAAAGAGATTGAGGAGGTCGCCCCAAGTCGTGATCGTGCGTGGCTGGCTTTAAGTATTGTGGCCGTGATGATGGTTGTTCTAACCTTTAAGCTTTTGCCCACTGTTGTTGCGGTATTATTGGCTGCTTTGATTATGGTGTTGTCTCAATGTTTGAGTATGGAGGAGGCCTATCATGCTGTTCGTTGGGAGTCCTTGGTTCTTATTGCGGGCATGCTGCCTATGGCAACCGCTCTACAAAAAAGTGGTGGGGCAGATCTTATGGTACAGGGGTTGTTGAATGGTGTTGGCGGATATGGTCCATTGGCATTGATGGCAGGGCTTTTTTTCCTGACCACGCTCTTTAGTCAGTTTATCTCCAATACAGCCACAACCGTGTTGATTGCCCCCATTGCCATAGGTACGGCACAGGGGTTGGATGTCTCTGCTTATCCTCTACTTATGGCTGTAGCTATTGCGGCCTCTACCGCTTTTGCAACCCCTGTGGCATCCCCTGTCAATACCTTGGTACTAGGACCAGGTAACTATCGCTTTAATGATTTTGTAAAGATTGGTGTGCCCTTACAGCTTTTAGTGATGATGATCACCCTTATAGCCGTACCATGGATGTTCCCGTTCTAA
- a CDS encoding class I SAM-dependent methyltransferase: MFDPIIEALISIHQDLPRKGPGSDELVRRMIQHLMPLLPTHPEMADMGCGNGHAARMLAGMLKGHVTAIDFAPPFIQELQVWLAEHALQNHITPQVGDMLASGLAANSCDLIWSEGAAYSVGVEQALQNWFELLKPGGFVVYSDCCWLTTEPSAPATAFWQENYPDMCSVGESITRAEALGYRFCSAEKLPSQTWWTSYYDPLKKRLDQLSEQADSNAVLAEVIAESYREQALFEQHHKEYGYIFFIVQKP, encoded by the coding sequence ATGTTCGATCCCATTATTGAAGCACTTATTTCCATCCATCAAGACCTACCCCGCAAAGGGCCCGGTAGTGATGAGTTGGTTCGTCGTATGATCCAGCATCTTATGCCCCTTTTGCCGACGCATCCTGAAATGGCAGATATGGGGTGTGGTAATGGCCATGCAGCCCGTATGTTGGCGGGTATGCTCAAGGGTCATGTTACCGCCATCGATTTTGCCCCTCCTTTTATCCAAGAGCTACAGGTCTGGCTGGCTGAGCATGCACTCCAAAACCATATCACACCACAGGTTGGTGATATGTTGGCATCAGGTTTAGCAGCAAACAGTTGTGATCTGATCTGGTCTGAAGGTGCAGCTTATAGCGTTGGTGTGGAACAGGCTCTACAAAACTGGTTTGAGTTATTAAAGCCAGGCGGGTTTGTGGTCTACTCCGATTGCTGCTGGTTGACCACGGAGCCATCGGCTCCTGCCACAGCGTTTTGGCAGGAAAACTATCCCGATATGTGTTCGGTTGGTGAGAGTATTACTCGGGCAGAAGCGTTGGGGTACCGATTTTGTTCCGCCGAGAAGCTGCCTTCTCAGACATGGTGGACGAGCTATTATGATCCACTGAAGAAAAGGTTAGATCAGCTCTCTGAACAAGCAGATTCAAACGCAGTACTGGCGGAAGTCATTGCGGAAAGCTATCGTGAGCAAGCGCTTTTTGAACAGCACCATAAAGAGTACGGGTACATCTTCTTCATCGTACAAAAGCCCTAA
- a CDS encoding sulfotransferase domain-containing protein — MCITPLAADDEGLSEIEQLALFRDALSAHKAGRIQQAAEGYRHILKTNPDHVDVLCMFSRILQEAGDHDQAKDMMERVLSQKPDHVPTLVRLGMLLVASKESTAQGIHHLGQVLMLAPETKGINLKLGQICLDMDSLDQAISYLMAELALDPDNASLHYTVGRAYSRYGYYKEAAPFLHQAMALDPSSCRHTLPRTMNVVSQALPSEKPEKFILCSFQKCGTYLMSDILQAMTGQTHDWPSATQNQLSRHMQHNMGEDQFLVGHWEATPDFVQYLRENNYRVIVQLRDPRDQLVSFYYYYSKILGRENRCMTNYLKNLDKKSALTTLMLGLQLDDLNHGSQYKKLISWVRQWQESGLPLFFSRYEDLVMNKAQAVEQLADFLQVPMLPDAVLQIVKQTTFEGRSKTMEATGQVHGFKRKGAPGDWKNHFDDSLKQITKQMCGHALIGWGYEKDFNW, encoded by the coding sequence ATGTGTATAACACCATTGGCGGCGGATGATGAGGGATTGTCAGAAATTGAGCAGTTAGCGCTCTTTAGGGATGCCTTGTCGGCACATAAAGCAGGTAGGATCCAGCAGGCCGCTGAAGGATATCGTCATATTTTAAAAACCAATCCTGACCATGTTGACGTGCTGTGCATGTTCTCTCGTATCTTACAGGAAGCTGGGGATCACGATCAGGCTAAAGATATGATGGAGCGGGTCTTATCCCAAAAACCTGACCATGTTCCAACCTTGGTTCGTTTGGGTATGCTGCTTGTTGCATCAAAAGAGAGTACCGCTCAAGGGATACACCATTTAGGTCAGGTGCTCATGCTGGCCCCGGAGACCAAAGGTATTAATCTTAAACTGGGTCAGATCTGTCTGGATATGGATTCCCTAGATCAAGCGATCTCCTACTTAATGGCCGAGTTGGCGCTGGATCCTGATAACGCCAGTTTGCACTATACCGTGGGTCGTGCGTACAGCCGTTACGGTTACTATAAAGAAGCGGCGCCATTTCTGCATCAAGCCATGGCGTTGGACCCTTCATCTTGTCGGCACACCTTACCGCGGACCATGAATGTGGTTTCGCAGGCCTTACCGTCAGAAAAACCAGAAAAGTTTATACTCTGTTCTTTCCAAAAGTGTGGGACCTATTTAATGTCTGACATTTTACAGGCCATGACAGGCCAAACCCACGACTGGCCCAGTGCAACTCAGAACCAGTTGAGTAGGCATATGCAGCATAACATGGGAGAAGATCAATTCTTGGTGGGGCACTGGGAGGCAACGCCTGATTTTGTGCAATACCTACGAGAGAATAACTACCGTGTCATTGTGCAGCTTCGTGATCCCCGAGATCAGCTGGTCTCATTTTATTACTACTACAGCAAGATATTGGGTAGAGAGAATCGATGCATGACCAATTATCTAAAAAATTTAGATAAAAAATCAGCGCTTACCACCTTAATGCTGGGCCTGCAGTTGGATGATCTGAACCATGGGTCACAGTATAAAAAACTGATTTCATGGGTTCGTCAGTGGCAGGAGAGTGGGCTGCCTCTTTTTTTTAGTCGTTATGAAGATCTGGTGATGAATAAAGCGCAAGCGGTTGAGCAGCTGGCAGATTTTTTACAGGTACCCATGCTGCCTGATGCTGTCCTACAAATAGTTAAACAAACCACATTTGAAGGGCGCTCTAAAACCATGGAAGCAACGGGGCAGGTTCATGGTTTTAAGAGAAAAGGGGCACCGGGCGATTGGAAAAATCATTTTGATGACAGTTTAAAGCAGATAACCAAACAGATGTGTGGGCATGCGTTAATCGGTTGGGGTTATGAGAAGGATTTTAACTGGTAA
- a CDS encoding class II 3-deoxy-7-phosphoheptulonate synthase, which yields MSNPWQPDSWRKLTALQQPEWPDQASLKQACDNLGSYPPLVFAGEVRALSDHLARVANGQAFLLQGGDCAESFGEFNANAIRDKLKILLQMAVILTYGGGRPVVKVGRIAGQFAKPRSSPTETKGEQTLPSFRGEMVNDPYFSEASRNPDPNRLERVYFQSASTLNLLRAFTSGGYADLHSLNNWTRSFVANSPQGQRYAEIADKLSDALKFMDTIGISSSNTSVLHEVEYFTSHEALILDYEQALTREDSLTNEHYCCSAHMLWIGERTRQLDGAHVEFLRGVKNPIGVKLGPTATAEDALRLCDALNPDNTPGRLTFITRFGHNKVEEGLPKLIQGVQREGRSIIWSCDPMHGNTFTASTGHKTRNVDHVMSEIRSFFNVHKAEGTCPGGVHFELTGDKVTECVGGSHDLTEDQLPERYETTCDPRLNATQSLDIAFLIAETLQDLKK from the coding sequence GTGTCTAACCCCTGGCAACCCGACTCCTGGCGCAAACTTACCGCTCTGCAACAACCCGAGTGGCCCGATCAGGCATCGCTTAAGCAGGCGTGTGACAACCTCGGCAGCTATCCGCCGCTGGTTTTTGCTGGTGAAGTACGCGCCCTCTCCGACCACTTGGCTCGTGTGGCCAATGGTCAAGCTTTTTTGCTGCAAGGTGGTGATTGTGCTGAGTCCTTTGGGGAGTTCAATGCGAACGCCATTCGTGACAAGCTGAAAATCTTACTGCAGATGGCGGTTATCCTCACCTATGGCGGTGGTCGCCCCGTGGTTAAAGTAGGACGGATTGCCGGTCAGTTTGCCAAGCCACGTTCTAGCCCGACGGAGACCAAAGGGGAGCAGACCTTACCCAGTTTCCGTGGTGAGATGGTCAACGACCCTTATTTTTCTGAAGCCTCTCGCAACCCTGATCCAAACCGCCTGGAGCGTGTTTATTTTCAGTCAGCCAGCACCCTTAACCTGCTGCGCGCCTTTACCAGTGGGGGGTATGCAGACCTGCATAGCCTGAATAATTGGACCCGTAGTTTTGTGGCTAACAGCCCCCAGGGACAACGCTATGCTGAGATAGCAGATAAGCTTAGTGATGCCCTGAAGTTTATGGACACCATTGGTATTTCCTCGAGCAACACCTCTGTGCTGCATGAGGTCGAGTACTTTACCAGCCATGAAGCCCTGATCCTGGACTATGAACAGGCGCTGACCCGTGAAGATTCACTGACCAACGAGCACTATTGTTGCTCAGCACATATGCTCTGGATTGGTGAGCGCACCCGTCAACTAGACGGTGCCCATGTAGAGTTTCTTCGTGGCGTTAAAAACCCCATCGGGGTTAAATTGGGGCCCACAGCGACAGCAGAAGATGCCTTAAGACTCTGTGATGCACTCAACCCAGATAACACACCAGGCCGGTTAACCTTCATTACCCGCTTTGGACACAATAAAGTGGAAGAGGGGCTACCTAAGCTCATTCAGGGCGTGCAACGTGAGGGGCGTTCCATTATTTGGAGCTGCGACCCCATGCATGGCAATACCTTTACAGCCAGCACCGGACACAAGACCCGTAATGTTGATCATGTCATGTCAGAGATCCGCTCTTTCTTTAATGTGCATAAAGCGGAAGGCACCTGCCCCGGCGGTGTACATTTTGAACTGACCGGCGATAAGGTAACGGAGTGTGTTGGTGGATCTCACGACCTAACAGAGGACCAGCTGCCTGAACGGTATGAAACCACTTGCGATCCACGTTTGAATGCCACCCAAAGTCTGGACATTGCTTTCTTGATTGCTGAGACACTACAAGATCTAAAAAAGTAG
- the glnD gene encoding [protein-PII] uridylyltransferase, with product MHRDAKRPLVNIAELDAAIADSLRRHGANILETKGRQELVQLFKNALQMGREALRLEHESGASGRRIVKGHTFVVDLLLNRLHALIHGISDQLSEHEASTFQESPEERYAMVATGGYGRGELAPYSDIDLLFIIPDGAKADITGKIEKVLYFLWDLGLDVGQAVRTLDECMAQANEEIENRTSMLESRFLAGNRKLFKTFRDQFQDRVLSDPAGFLKEKLEEQTKRHERFGNSLFYLEPNIKENPGGLRDIHTLFWAAKYRYKVQRVKDLIPQQLITEEEYNTFTRAREFLWRIRNALHYTADRRDDRLTFGHQVTIAQDFSYKDREGMLGVEQFMRRYYQTAKQIHNLCQVFLHQYAEEHKDTELQSVPLEDCFVLDGDMLTVSCPNAFEEDPSRLMTLFETAQRYDKSIHPNALRQITGNLALADRNFRHNEKVIESFRKILTANRGVAWALRRMNNCGLLGRFIPEFGRIIGQTQHDLFHVYTVDEHSILAVEALRAIRAGKLTNELPLATELINRVRNPLVLLVAVLFHDIAKGRGGNHEIKGAIIAREVCPRLGLDRQETEQVAWLVRNHLIFSHTAFRRDVNDPETVFQFARQMGGLENMDMLLLLTVSDIRAVGPNVWNEWKASLLRRLYGVTSQVIVRGLFKPEDMAELAQEQREATSDMLCEDYTEDEVQAYLDRFYDDYFVGFEPGAVADHFRSLHGKLNDPLAVCFRTNPASDTTDMLIYCQDHPGLIERISGALAVESIGILSANGNTTKDGMALDIFVIQDWQGQPVTDPEKQEKVKVTLAKILSGSMAASLEPTHKLKIRKDDHFEVPTSVSWDHHASEIYTIMEITTRNRFGLLHAVTRTLAEEGAQINTCKIATYGEKAIDVFYLKDLFGLRLNHNRCQRIEKALHKTLEALEPEQADN from the coding sequence ATGCATCGAGATGCCAAACGCCCTCTGGTCAATATTGCTGAATTGGACGCCGCCATTGCAGATTCTCTGCGACGACATGGTGCCAATATCCTAGAAACAAAAGGACGGCAAGAGCTTGTTCAACTCTTTAAGAATGCCCTGCAAATGGGCCGGGAGGCCCTACGTCTCGAACATGAAAGTGGGGCCTCGGGACGGCGCATTGTTAAAGGACACACCTTTGTGGTGGATCTACTGCTCAACCGCCTGCACGCGCTCATTCATGGGATCTCTGATCAATTGAGTGAACATGAAGCCTCGACGTTTCAGGAGAGTCCAGAAGAGCGGTATGCCATGGTCGCCACGGGGGGTTATGGCCGGGGGGAACTGGCCCCCTACTCCGATATTGACCTTTTATTTATTATTCCGGATGGTGCCAAAGCTGACATTACCGGCAAAATTGAGAAGGTTCTCTACTTCCTTTGGGATCTGGGTTTGGATGTTGGCCAAGCAGTTCGCACCTTAGATGAATGCATGGCGCAGGCTAATGAAGAGATCGAAAACCGCACCAGCATGCTGGAATCCCGCTTTTTAGCCGGGAACCGCAAACTTTTTAAGACTTTTCGAGATCAGTTTCAGGACCGTGTACTTTCTGATCCTGCCGGTTTTCTTAAAGAAAAACTGGAAGAGCAGACCAAACGCCATGAACGCTTTGGCAACTCCTTGTTCTATTTAGAACCTAATATTAAAGAGAACCCAGGCGGTTTAAGAGACATCCACACCCTCTTCTGGGCCGCCAAATATCGCTATAAGGTTCAGCGTGTTAAAGATCTCATTCCTCAACAGTTAATTACCGAGGAGGAGTACAACACCTTCACCCGAGCTCGGGAGTTTCTTTGGCGTATTCGTAACGCTCTGCACTACACAGCAGACCGACGGGATGACCGTTTGACTTTTGGTCACCAGGTCACCATTGCTCAAGATTTTAGCTATAAAGATCGTGAAGGCATGTTGGGCGTTGAGCAGTTCATGCGCCGCTACTACCAAACGGCCAAGCAGATTCATAATCTCTGCCAAGTCTTTCTTCACCAATATGCGGAAGAACATAAAGATACTGAACTTCAATCAGTACCGCTGGAAGACTGCTTTGTGCTGGATGGGGACATGCTCACGGTGAGCTGCCCCAACGCCTTTGAGGAAGATCCATCCCGGCTGATGACACTGTTTGAAACGGCGCAGCGGTATGATAAGAGCATCCATCCCAACGCGCTTCGTCAGATCACCGGCAACTTAGCCTTGGCAGACCGTAACTTTAGGCACAACGAGAAGGTGATCGAATCCTTCCGTAAAATCTTAACCGCCAATAGAGGGGTAGCCTGGGCGCTACGCCGGATGAACAACTGCGGTTTGCTGGGCCGTTTTATTCCAGAATTTGGGCGGATTATTGGCCAAACACAACACGATCTCTTTCATGTGTATACCGTGGATGAACACTCCATTTTGGCTGTGGAAGCCCTGCGTGCCATCCGTGCAGGCAAGCTCACCAACGAACTTCCACTGGCGACTGAGCTGATCAATCGAGTGCGCAACCCATTGGTTTTACTGGTGGCTGTGCTCTTTCATGATATTGCTAAAGGGCGTGGCGGTAACCATGAGATCAAAGGGGCCATTATTGCCCGCGAAGTGTGCCCACGCCTAGGCTTGGACCGTCAAGAGACCGAACAGGTGGCATGGCTGGTTCGTAACCATCTCATCTTCTCCCATACCGCCTTCCGGCGTGATGTCAACGACCCTGAAACCGTCTTCCAATTTGCCCGCCAGATGGGTGGGTTGGAAAATATGGATATGCTGTTACTGTTAACGGTTTCGGATATTCGTGCCGTCGGCCCCAATGTTTGGAATGAGTGGAAAGCCTCTCTGTTGCGTCGCCTATATGGTGTGACGTCACAAGTGATTGTTCGCGGTCTGTTTAAACCGGAAGATATGGCCGAACTGGCCCAAGAACAGCGTGAAGCAACCAGTGACATGTTGTGCGAAGATTACACAGAAGATGAGGTCCAAGCCTACTTGGATCGTTTTTATGATGACTATTTTGTGGGCTTTGAACCCGGTGCAGTTGCCGATCATTTCCGCAGTTTACATGGCAAACTTAATGATCCGCTGGCGGTCTGCTTCCGAACCAACCCAGCTTCAGATACAACAGACATGCTCATTTACTGCCAGGATCACCCTGGTCTGATTGAACGTATTTCTGGTGCTCTCGCGGTGGAATCTATTGGTATTCTCTCGGCCAACGGCAACACCACCAAAGATGGTATGGCCCTGGATATCTTTGTGATTCAGGACTGGCAAGGGCAGCCAGTGACAGACCCTGAGAAGCAAGAAAAGGTTAAAGTGACCTTAGCTAAAATACTCAGTGGCAGCATGGCCGCAAGTCTGGAACCAACCCACAAGCTTAAAATCCGTAAAGATGATCATTTTGAAGTCCCCACCTCGGTAAGCTGGGATCATCACGCTTCGGAGATCTACACCATTATGGAGATCACCACCCGTAACCGTTTTGGTCTGCTGCATGCCGTGACCCGTACCCTCGCTGAAGAGGGTGCCCAAATCAACACCTGTAAGATTGCAACCTATGGTGAAAAAGCCATTGATGTCTTTTATCTTAAAGATCTGTTTGGTCTAAGACTTAACCATAACCGTTGCCAGCGCATTGAAAAAGCACTGCACAAAACCTTGGAAGCCTTAGAGCCGGAACAGGCCGACAACTAA
- a CDS encoding rod shape-determining protein produces MLSKLLGLFSTDMAIDLGTANTLVYVRGKGIVLSEPSVVAIHESPRNGRKVLAVGNEAKRMLGRTPGNIVATRPMRDGVIADFTVTEAMLKHFIRRVHKRRFFHSPRIIVCVPNGATPVERKAIRESAETAGAREVFLIEEPMAAAIGAGLPVTDASGSMVVDIGGGTSEVAIISLAGIVFSRSIRVGGDKMDEAIMAHVRRKYSLLIGESTAEMIKIQVGSAYPQEERIEVEVKGRDLINGVPKHQIISDPEILEALQEPINAITEGVRTALERCPPELAADIVDRGIVLTGGGGLLRGLDRLLSEETGLPVIVAEDPLSCVVMGSGKALDELDAMSDILTDQ; encoded by the coding sequence ATGTTGAGTAAACTTTTGGGGCTTTTCTCCACCGATATGGCCATTGACCTTGGCACAGCCAACACTTTGGTCTATGTGCGAGGAAAAGGCATCGTACTTTCTGAACCTTCGGTGGTGGCTATCCATGAAAGCCCACGGAATGGTCGTAAAGTCTTGGCGGTGGGTAATGAAGCCAAACGTATGTTGGGCCGTACCCCCGGTAATATTGTGGCCACCCGTCCCATGCGCGATGGGGTGATCGCTGACTTTACGGTGACGGAGGCGATGCTGAAGCATTTTATTCGCCGGGTTCATAAGCGCCGCTTTTTTCATTCTCCACGCATTATTGTCTGCGTGCCCAACGGTGCGACACCTGTGGAGCGTAAAGCCATTCGGGAATCTGCTGAGACAGCGGGTGCCCGAGAGGTGTTCTTGATTGAAGAACCCATGGCTGCGGCCATTGGGGCCGGGTTGCCGGTTACCGATGCCTCAGGATCCATGGTGGTAGATATTGGTGGCGGAACCAGTGAAGTTGCCATTATATCCCTGGCTGGCATCGTTTTTTCTCGTTCCATTCGTGTGGGTGGGGATAAAATGGATGAGGCCATTATGGCCCACGTCCGGCGTAAATACTCCCTGCTGATCGGCGAGAGCACGGCGGAAATGATTAAAATTCAGGTTGGCTCGGCCTATCCTCAGGAAGAACGTATTGAGGTAGAGGTTAAGGGGCGTGACTTGATTAATGGTGTGCCTAAGCATCAGATCATCTCTGATCCTGAAATTCTTGAAGCCCTGCAAGAGCCCATCAATGCCATAACCGAAGGGGTGCGTACTGCCCTGGAACGTTGCCCGCCTGAGTTGGCGGCGGATATCGTGGATCGGGGTATTGTCCTCACCGGTGGCGGTGGCTTGCTGCGTGGGCTCGATCGTCTGCTCTCAGAAGAGACGGGTTTACCTGTCATTGTGGCCGAAGATCCACTCTCCTGTGTGGTGATGGGATCCGGTAAAGCGTTGGATGAACTGGATGCCATGTCTGACATCCTTACTGACCAGTAA
- the mreC gene encoding rod shape-determining protein MreC, whose amino-acid sequence MLPLWSFIRLHRQRLTAATFLLLAVFLLFVLRADSPGMQTFKGSVANLMGGVQRLLLSPVEATRAANQRLQELGRLDEENRRLKRQVSNLGPMRLQLDETLKENRRLRQILRMPVEPSYTYTVARVVGDSSSAFSRVLLVNAGAEEKVRPDTPAVSPAGVVGRVVAVGTRRSTVLTLQDINSRVPVQVQRSRLRAVVAGRNDQTLDLRFVVKGGDIHVGDLLITSGTGGVFPRGIGVARVTALNLNVDGLFIQAKARSLVDLDRLEELRLMLPVVETVPLRERDEATITDSTDLRPLGLMPEASPSP is encoded by the coding sequence ATGCTGCCCTTGTGGAGCTTCATACGTCTGCACCGACAAAGATTAACGGCCGCAACCTTTCTGTTGCTGGCCGTTTTTCTATTATTTGTACTCCGGGCAGACTCGCCAGGTATGCAGACCTTTAAGGGGAGTGTTGCTAACCTGATGGGGGGGGTGCAACGTTTGTTGCTCTCCCCTGTCGAGGCTACCCGTGCAGCGAATCAACGGTTGCAGGAGCTAGGGCGGCTTGATGAGGAGAACAGACGCCTGAAGCGGCAGGTCTCTAACCTGGGGCCCATGCGTTTGCAGCTGGATGAGACCCTTAAGGAGAACAGGCGTCTGCGGCAGATTTTGCGTATGCCGGTTGAGCCTTCTTATACCTATACCGTGGCCCGTGTGGTCGGGGATAGCTCTTCTGCCTTTTCCCGTGTTCTGCTGGTCAACGCCGGTGCTGAGGAAAAAGTACGACCGGATACCCCTGCTGTAAGTCCTGCGGGTGTGGTGGGTCGTGTGGTGGCCGTTGGGACCCGGCGCAGTACTGTGTTGACCCTTCAGGATATCAACTCCCGTGTGCCGGTCCAGGTCCAGCGCTCCCGTTTACGGGCGGTGGTGGCGGGGCGTAATGATCAAACCCTGGATCTTCGTTTTGTGGTCAAAGGGGGGGATATTCATGTGGGTGATCTACTCATTACCTCTGGTACGGGGGGGGTGTTTCCCAGGGGTATTGGCGTTGCCCGTGTGACCGCATTAAATCTTAATGTCGATGGTCTGTTTATCCAGGCAAAAGCCCGTTCTTTGGTTGATTTGGATCGCTTAGAAGAGCTGCGTTTAATGCTTCCTGTGGTAGAAACCGTACCACTACGGGAGCGGGATGAGGCTACGATAACCGATTCCACCGATTTGCGGCCCCTGGGTCTGATGCCTGAAGCATCACCATCGCCATGA
- the mreD gene encoding rod shape-determining protein MreD — translation MTLAGTLLAPWLPFLSLLLAVAVQEVALPYEAWSVWRPDLLLVALFYWRLYRPDRCGPGSAFSAGLTVDVLSGGPLGMNALSKTLITLLIRRFGRRLRATDAIFLLPILALLSMLDQFIQLGLSTLLQGWGVRWPLLFGRIAATALIAPLIVALLIHIHRIWLGETPRAGR, via the coding sequence ATGACCTTAGCGGGTACCTTACTGGCACCTTGGTTGCCCTTTTTAAGTCTGTTGCTGGCGGTGGCGGTGCAGGAGGTTGCGCTGCCCTATGAGGCATGGTCGGTTTGGCGCCCAGATCTGTTGTTGGTTGCCCTGTTTTACTGGCGACTCTACCGCCCGGACCGCTGTGGGCCAGGTTCTGCCTTTAGTGCAGGTTTGACGGTTGATGTGCTCAGTGGGGGACCGCTGGGTATGAATGCACTGAGTAAAACACTCATTACCCTGTTGATTCGTCGGTTTGGTCGTCGGTTGCGGGCGACGGATGCCATCTTTCTATTGCCCATTTTGGCGCTATTGTCCATGCTGGATCAGTTCATTCAGCTTGGCTTGTCTACCTTGTTGCAAGGGTGGGGCGTGCGCTGGCCGCTTCTGTTTGGCCGTATTGCAGCCACAGCTTTGATCGCCCCTTTAATCGTGGCCCTGCTGATCCATATTCACCGTATCTGGTTGGGAGAAACCCCCCGTGCTGGAAGATGA